A part of Saccharomonospora amisosensis genomic DNA contains:
- a CDS encoding WhiB family transcriptional regulator → MDWRHRAACRDEDPELFFPVGTSGPAVSQIAAAKAVCHRCTVASDCLAWALASGQDAGVWGGMSEDERRALKRRRAQIGTRSNF, encoded by the coding sequence ATGGACTGGCGCCACCGCGCGGCCTGCCGAGACGAGGACCCGGAACTGTTCTTCCCCGTGGGAACAAGCGGCCCGGCTGTCTCGCAGATTGCCGCGGCGAAGGCCGTGTGCCACCGCTGCACCGTCGCTTCCGACTGCCTGGCCTGGGCACTGGCCAGCGGCCAGGACGCAGGCGTCTGGGGCGGCATGAGCGAAGACGAGCGGCGTGCACTCAAGCGTCGCCGTGCGCAGATCGGCACGCGCAGCAATTTCTGA
- a CDS encoding diacylglycerol/lipid kinase family protein: MRAVLVVNPQATATTPGGRDVLAHALASQVKLDVVETEHRGHAMAVARAAAADGIGLVVAHGGDGTVNEVVNGLLADTDGRPGQFDSVPMLGVVPGGSANVFARALGLPRDPVEATHVLLRALEGGHGRQVGLGRAGERWFTFNAGMGWDADVVAEVEQRRGKQTGPSLYLRTAVSCYLRHPRGRTSLTVRLPGEEPVEVRTAFVSNTAPWSYLGARPVQLNTECSFDTGLGLFALTSLGLPTVLRHVGQALRKRARHRGGRLLRHDDLAIVSITAKEQVNLQVDGDLVGQRRHVEFVSVPRALTVVS; the protein is encoded by the coding sequence GTGCGTGCAGTTCTCGTCGTGAATCCGCAAGCCACCGCGACCACACCGGGTGGCCGCGACGTGCTGGCGCACGCACTGGCCAGTCAGGTCAAGCTCGACGTCGTCGAGACCGAACACCGGGGTCATGCCATGGCCGTCGCGAGAGCGGCGGCCGCCGACGGCATCGGACTCGTCGTCGCGCATGGCGGGGACGGCACCGTCAACGAGGTCGTGAACGGATTGCTCGCCGACACCGACGGCCGCCCGGGACAGTTCGACTCGGTGCCGATGCTCGGCGTCGTTCCCGGCGGTTCAGCGAACGTCTTCGCCAGGGCACTTGGACTGCCCCGCGATCCGGTCGAGGCCACGCACGTGTTGCTGCGCGCACTGGAGGGCGGGCACGGCAGGCAGGTCGGACTCGGCAGAGCTGGCGAGCGATGGTTCACCTTCAACGCCGGGATGGGCTGGGACGCCGACGTCGTGGCGGAAGTGGAGCAACGGCGCGGCAAGCAGACGGGACCATCGCTGTACCTGCGCACCGCGGTGTCCTGCTATCTGCGCCACCCTCGGGGCAGGACATCGTTGACCGTCCGCCTTCCCGGCGAGGAACCGGTGGAGGTGCGCACCGCGTTCGTCTCCAACACCGCTCCCTGGAGCTACCTCGGCGCGCGACCGGTTCAGCTCAATACCGAGTGCTCGTTCGACACCGGACTCGGGCTGTTCGCACTGACAAGCCTCGGCCTGCCGACGGTGCTTCGGCACGTTGGACAGGCACTGCGCAAGCGTGCGAGACACCGGGGCGGGCGTCTGCTGCGTCACGATGACCTGGCGATCGTCAGCATCACCGCGAAGGAGCAGGTAAACTTGCAGGTCGACGGAGATCTGGTCGGGCAGCGTCGGCACGTGGAGTTCGTCAGCGTGCCCCGTGCGCTCACCGTCGTGAGCTGA